Proteins co-encoded in one Desulfobulbaceae bacterium genomic window:
- a CDS encoding response regulator, with translation MKTLVVEDESICRELLKDVMSGYGTTHEAMNGVEAVDKFQEALFRQEPYDLICLDIMMPELGGQETLTKIREIEVSTGIAAADRVKVVMITALADSGNIVDAYGRGACNAYLTKPVTTGVLQGQLRELGLLA, from the coding sequence ATGAAAACACTTGTTGTTGAAGATGAGTCGATTTGTCGTGAATTGTTGAAGGATGTGATGTCAGGTTACGGGACCACCCATGAGGCAATGAATGGTGTGGAAGCGGTGGATAAATTTCAAGAAGCTCTGTTTCGGCAGGAACCATATGACTTGATTTGTCTCGATATTATGATGCCTGAACTTGGCGGTCAAGAGACCTTAACGAAGATTCGCGAAATTGAGGTGAGTACCGGCATTGCCGCCGCTGATCGGGTCAAGGTGGTTATGATAACGGCACTGGCCGACAGCGGCAATATTGTTGATGCATACGGGAGAGGGGCATGTAACGCCTATTTGACTAAACCGGTCACTACCGGCGTACTTCAAGGCCAGCTTCGGGAACTTGGTTTGTTGGCGTAG
- a CDS encoding sulfotransferase, which yields MFTFYYRSVITSWKIYGLGKVFFAHLIGEFFLRSIAFTCLALDNIFFPDFQKKKVVRPIFIIGHPRSGTTFLHHLLTSGKNTVAFKAWHLLFPALCARVLLKPLVNSLVKKGKSEIMPDWTGHQMALEKTDEEEMLFLHTYDTQFIPIGILGFDDREYPELRYNDQQPYEYRMKSMRFLDGCFKRQIHYTSKQQIIAQTHFSTHRLKTMLEFYPDAKFIYILRSPYHVVPSYLSLLHNSIKFRWGIEPVPEEILQRYYQRRYQAIIDLYRYFDTLQKNNKLPSDRVMVLPYDLLISDLTGAVQKIVDFTGIEFDDHLRQQVTQRAGSQKKYQRKHQVMDLKEFGLTEEMITRDFDFILKKSES from the coding sequence ATGTTTACGTTTTATTATCGATCAGTTATCACCAGCTGGAAGATCTATGGTCTTGGCAAGGTTTTTTTTGCCCACTTAATCGGTGAATTCTTCTTAAGAAGTATTGCCTTTACTTGTCTAGCCCTGGACAACATTTTTTTCCCTGATTTCCAAAAGAAAAAGGTTGTCCGGCCCATCTTTATCATCGGCCATCCCAGAAGCGGCACCACCTTCCTCCACCACCTGCTCACCTCTGGAAAAAACACAGTGGCCTTTAAGGCCTGGCACCTGCTCTTTCCGGCGCTTTGCGCCCGAGTCCTGCTTAAGCCCCTGGTTAACTCACTGGTAAAAAAAGGGAAAAGCGAAATCATGCCGGACTGGACCGGCCACCAGATGGCCCTGGAGAAGACCGACGAAGAAGAGATGCTCTTCCTGCATACCTACGACACCCAGTTTATCCCCATCGGCATCCTTGGCTTTGATGACCGGGAGTATCCGGAACTTCGTTATAATGACCAGCAACCTTACGAATACAGGATGAAGTCCATGCGCTTTCTGGACGGCTGCTTCAAGCGGCAAATCCATTACACCAGCAAGCAGCAGATCATTGCCCAGACCCACTTTTCAACCCACCGGCTTAAGACCATGCTGGAGTTTTACCCGGATGCCAAATTTATTTACATCCTGCGCAGCCCCTATCATGTGGTGCCATCCTACCTCTCCCTTCTACACAACTCCATCAAGTTCCGCTGGGGAATAGAGCCGGTGCCGGAGGAGATCCTGCAGCGCTATTACCAACGGCGTTACCAGGCCATCATCGATCTCTACCGCTACTTTGACACACTGCAAAAAAACAATAAACTCCCCTCAGATCGGGTTATGGTGTTGCCCTACGATCTGCTGATTTCAGATCTGACAGGAGCAGTACAAAAAATTGTCGATTTTACAGGAATCGAATTTGATGACCATCTCCGGCAGCAGGTGACTCAAAGGGCCGGCAGCCAGAAAAAATATCAAAGGAAACATCAAGTCATGGACCTCAAGGAGTTCGGGCTGACAGAAGAAATGATCACCAGGGATTTTGACTTTATCTTAAAAAAAAGCGAATCATAA
- a CDS encoding SDR family oxidoreductase, giving the protein MAGFGQYHPLGRVGRAEDIAELAGFMVSDQASWMTGAVVDLDGGYAQQGVAFPSAD; this is encoded by the coding sequence ATGGCTGGTTTCGGGCAATATCATCCCCTCGGTCGGGTGGGCAGGGCAGAGGATATTGCCGAACTTGCCGGATTTATGGTATCTGATCAGGCCTCCTGGATGACAGGGGCGGTTGTCGATCTTGACGGGGGGTACGCCCAGCAGGGAGTGGCATTTCCCTCTGCCGATTAA
- a CDS encoding citrate synthase yields MARKQIKEAKRASEGFNVRTVTKIWNELPSSTNPYLAEKCLCHGYDQLELIQNRGYVDVLYLLFTGELPTRAQGKLLETLMVALINLGPRNPATRAGMNAAVSRTKPVHLLPISLSVLSGKHLGAEEVEESIRFFRKNMKLSPDLVANTLLMEKKGGESDGDWHIAPGFGSRFGGIDPLAQEISLILSKLSACGPAIKWGNDFVNVLKPHEMGWLSTGLAGAVLCDLGLPPRAGGGLYQIMCAPGLLAHSLEMLNKPISSMPFLDEKNYVIDEAAGK; encoded by the coding sequence ATGGCAAGAAAACAAATCAAGGAAGCGAAAAGAGCATCAGAAGGATTTAATGTCAGGACTGTTACAAAAATCTGGAATGAATTGCCTTCTTCCACTAACCCATATTTAGCCGAAAAATGTCTATGCCACGGCTACGATCAATTGGAACTTATTCAGAATCGTGGTTATGTAGACGTGCTTTATCTTCTTTTTACCGGCGAGTTACCGACCCGAGCGCAAGGAAAGCTTTTAGAAACATTAATGGTTGCGTTGATCAATCTCGGTCCTAGGAATCCTGCCACAAGGGCTGGGATGAATGCAGCTGTGAGCCGTACAAAGCCAGTACATCTTTTGCCAATTTCTCTCTCTGTTTTGAGCGGTAAACACCTTGGGGCTGAAGAGGTTGAGGAGAGTATTCGATTTTTTCGGAAGAATATGAAATTGTCTCCCGATTTGGTTGCCAATACTCTTTTGATGGAAAAAAAGGGTGGTGAGAGTGATGGCGATTGGCATATTGCCCCAGGTTTTGGCTCTCGTTTTGGTGGGATTGATCCTTTAGCTCAAGAAATATCCTTGATATTAAGTAAATTGTCTGCATGTGGCCCTGCTATTAAGTGGGGGAATGATTTTGTTAATGTTTTGAAACCGCATGAAATGGGTTGGTTGAGTACAGGTCTTGCTGGAGCTGTTCTCTGTGACCTCGGTTTGCCTCCAAGGGCGGGGGGCGGGTTGTATCAAATTATGTGTGCACCTGGATTATTAGCTCATAGCCTGGAGATGTTGAACAAACCTATCTCCAGCATGCCTTTTCTGGATGAAAAAAATTACGTTATTGATGAAGCCGCCGGGAAATAA
- a CDS encoding TonB-dependent receptor has protein sequence MKKALLMTAAILLGSYPMVAGAKSNQSAVSPEEISAFEKIFGSGPQEEDVYRADRLLVSATGSQIPVHLAPSVASVISKEDIEEIGATTLDEILETVPGLHVAPSNSAYMSSIWSVRGIHTSVNPQVLLLINGIPLSETITGTRPYLFHMPVAMISRVEVVRGPGSAVHGADAFAGTVNVITKDGIEIDGTKAGMRYGSFNTSDLWLQHGGIYAGWDLYGSVETQKTSGDNNRVVGRDYLDAIGASAFSNTPGHLDTEYDLVTTHWGLRKDNFSLKLYGYWQENAGMGPGATQVITYNSGNDSRGFMGDLEYRDKKFFSDDLDLSLRLYSVYNKSNNFFELTTPTYPAYMLGNPIAETKYTGLETTALYKGLLDHLWRVSLGWKFFDTDTDQFKNFGSGVAVQYGPLVNIKNTPYNFMEDHGRKLWNISVQDEWNFARRWTLTGGVRYDYYDDFGSTTNPRAALVWETRYDLTTKLMYGRAYRAPSFGEQYFQNNAQAKGNPNLKPETIDTYELAFDYQPTTNLSTKLNLFTYTIDGLIEYVADPATPGILQAQNYKDQEGQGFEVEAEWQVAEGLRVSSNYAFQRSKDRQTGELTNDAPSQQLYVNPHWTFANDWSLDSQFYWVAGRRRASGDPRPDIEDYELVNLTLRRTNVLDRVDLALAVRNLFNEDIRESSPYVAGAGAYGAYITNDYPMESRAVWAEVRWSY, from the coding sequence ATGAAAAAAGCACTACTCATGACTGCGGCTATCTTATTAGGGAGTTATCCAATGGTTGCAGGAGCCAAATCCAACCAGTCAGCTGTTTCCCCGGAAGAGATTTCCGCCTTTGAAAAGATCTTTGGCAGTGGTCCCCAAGAGGAGGATGTCTATCGGGCCGACCGCTTGCTGGTTTCCGCCACTGGCTCCCAGATCCCTGTGCATTTGGCCCCTTCGGTTGCCTCGGTGATCAGTAAGGAGGATATTGAAGAGATCGGGGCCACCACCTTGGATGAGATCCTGGAGACCGTGCCCGGCCTGCATGTCGCCCCCTCCAATTCCGCCTACATGTCTTCCATCTGGTCGGTCCGCGGCATCCATACCAGTGTCAACCCCCAGGTCCTTCTGCTGATCAATGGCATTCCTTTGAGTGAAACAATTACAGGAACCCGTCCCTATCTTTTTCACATGCCAGTGGCCATGATCTCCCGGGTCGAGGTGGTGCGGGGGCCGGGCTCGGCCGTACATGGGGCGGACGCCTTTGCCGGCACGGTGAACGTGATTACCAAGGACGGCATTGAAATCGACGGCACTAAGGCCGGGATGCGCTATGGCTCTTTTAACACCTCGGATCTCTGGCTCCAGCACGGCGGCATTTACGCCGGCTGGGATCTTTACGGCAGTGTGGAGACCCAGAAGACCAGCGGCGACAACAACCGGGTGGTAGGTCGTGACTATCTCGACGCCATCGGGGCTTCCGCCTTTTCCAACACCCCCGGTCATCTGGATACCGAGTATGATCTGGTGACCACCCATTGGGGCTTGCGTAAAGACAACTTCAGCCTGAAGCTCTATGGTTACTGGCAAGAAAATGCCGGTATGGGACCCGGTGCCACGCAGGTGATTACCTATAACAGTGGAAATGACAGTCGCGGTTTTATGGGTGATCTGGAGTATCGGGATAAGAAGTTTTTCAGCGACGATCTGGATCTGAGCCTACGGCTGTATTCGGTCTACAACAAATCCAATAACTTTTTTGAGCTTACCACACCAACGTATCCGGCCTATATGTTGGGCAATCCTATTGCCGAAACTAAGTACACCGGCCTGGAGACTACTGCTCTTTATAAAGGCTTACTCGATCATCTCTGGCGGGTTTCTCTGGGCTGGAAGTTTTTTGACACGGATACGGACCAGTTTAAGAACTTTGGCTCTGGCGTAGCGGTACAGTATGGACCACTGGTTAACATCAAGAACACGCCGTATAACTTTATGGAGGACCACGGCCGCAAACTCTGGAATATCTCAGTGCAGGATGAGTGGAACTTTGCCAGACGATGGACTCTGACGGGTGGGGTGCGTTATGACTATTATGACGATTTCGGTTCCACCACCAATCCCAGGGCCGCTCTGGTCTGGGAGACCCGCTATGACCTGACCACCAAGCTTATGTACGGCCGGGCCTACCGGGCGCCAAGTTTTGGCGAGCAGTATTTCCAGAACAACGCTCAGGCAAAGGGGAATCCGAACCTGAAACCGGAGACCATTGACACCTATGAGTTGGCCTTTGACTATCAGCCCACCACCAACTTGAGCACTAAGCTCAACCTTTTTACCTACACCATTGACGGCCTGATTGAATATGTCGCTGATCCGGCCACGCCCGGCATCTTACAGGCCCAGAATTATAAGGACCAGGAGGGGCAAGGTTTTGAGGTGGAAGCCGAATGGCAGGTAGCGGAGGGCTTACGAGTCAGCAGTAACTACGCCTTTCAGCGCTCCAAGGATCGGCAAACCGGTGAGCTCACCAACGATGCCCCTTCCCAGCAATTGTATGTCAATCCCCATTGGACCTTTGCCAATGACTGGTCTCTGGATAGCCAGTTTTACTGGGTGGCCGGTCGGCGCCGGGCCAGCGGCGATCCCCGGCCAGATATTGAAGATTATGAGCTTGTCAACCTGACTCTGCGGCGTACCAATGTCCTTGACCGTGTGGATCTGGCCCTAGCGGTACGGAACCTCTTTAACGAGGATATCCGGGAGTCTAGCCCGTATGTTGCCGGTGCCGGAGCTTACGGGGCCTATATTACCAATGACTACCCAATGGAGAGCCGGGCAGTCTGGGCGGAAGTGCGCTGGAGCTATTAA
- a CDS encoding response regulator, whose translation MVDTNQKILVIDDDQEIWKAYKKVLEYRSLPETSTGKQLAALLTEGINTPGPESPHQPHFELSYASQGQNGYTMLKEAAACGSPYSVAFIDIRMPPGWDGMETAARIRQFDPNVEIVIVTAYTDRSREEIVRTVGAPEKLLFLRKPFDPEELFQLALSLSEKWRLGHMEEIARAALSESETRFRCLVETTPDFVWEMDIQGKYIYCSPACERIYGFRPDELMGQPFYTKLLPQNRAEGYRKSFEQGLVDFDFLAGAQGHCWQNRDGSEVHIESSATPIIDEQGQLTGFRGIDRNVSERNRILAEKKSLEEQFRQAQKMEALGTLAGGIAHDMNNLLTPILGYAEMSLIDVPPDTPLFNGLKTISQSASKAADLISQILIFSRKKNFTPAILELNTVIQECTKMLSRMIREDIDLQFTLTEHSWPVFVDKGQIEQVLINLVVNARDAIHGNGTIVVSTANVSIPPDQMITDTNKSTFCGDYVVLAVRDTGSGIESEILEKIFEPFYTTKEVGKGTGLGLATVYGAIHEFDGHIVIDSTPNQGTTFNLYLPRSQDGPRQKAPEAISPAVVGGTETILVVEDDPTVQRLAVAVLQELGYLVLCADNGISALTEFDSADGNIDLLVSDVIMPLQNGGDLAATLRERSPDLPVLFFSGYPKDIAPQHLLSSSNTSFIQKPFSTRDFAAKVRDILDWKQ comes from the coding sequence ATGGTTGACACAAATCAAAAGATACTTGTCATTGACGATGACCAAGAGATATGGAAGGCCTATAAAAAGGTTCTTGAATACCGGAGTCTCCCAGAAACTTCCACCGGCAAGCAACTTGCCGCCCTGTTGACAGAAGGGATAAACACTCCTGGCCCAGAGTCCCCACACCAACCTCACTTTGAACTTAGTTACGCCTCCCAGGGCCAAAATGGCTATACAATGCTGAAAGAGGCTGCCGCCTGCGGCAGCCCTTATTCTGTAGCCTTCATCGATATCAGGATGCCTCCCGGCTGGGACGGGATGGAGACTGCCGCCCGCATCAGGCAGTTCGACCCCAATGTCGAAATTGTTATTGTCACGGCCTATACAGACCGTTCACGGGAAGAGATTGTCAGAACGGTAGGGGCGCCGGAAAAGTTGCTTTTCTTACGCAAGCCCTTCGACCCGGAAGAGCTTTTCCAACTGGCCCTCTCTTTAAGTGAAAAATGGCGGCTCGGTCATATGGAGGAAATAGCCAGGGCCGCCCTGAGCGAGTCTGAAACCCGGTTCCGCTGCTTAGTTGAAACAACTCCTGATTTTGTCTGGGAAATGGACATTCAGGGAAAGTACATCTATTGTTCTCCGGCCTGCGAAAGGATTTACGGTTTCCGGCCTGACGAGTTGATGGGACAACCATTTTATACAAAATTACTGCCGCAGAACAGGGCCGAGGGCTACCGAAAATCCTTTGAACAAGGGTTAGTAGACTTTGATTTTCTGGCAGGAGCACAGGGCCACTGCTGGCAGAACCGAGACGGTTCCGAGGTGCATATCGAATCAAGCGCCACCCCAATCATCGATGAACAGGGCCAACTCACAGGATTCAGGGGGATTGACCGCAATGTTAGCGAGCGCAACAGGATCCTTGCCGAGAAAAAAAGTCTTGAAGAACAGTTCAGGCAGGCCCAGAAGATGGAAGCCCTTGGCACCTTGGCCGGCGGTATTGCCCATGACATGAACAACCTCCTCACTCCCATCCTGGGCTATGCCGAGATGAGCCTTATTGACGTTCCACCGGACACCCCCTTGTTCAATGGCTTAAAAACTATTTCCCAAAGTGCCAGCAAAGCCGCAGACCTTATCAGCCAGATCCTGATCTTCAGCCGAAAAAAGAATTTTACCCCTGCCATTCTTGAGCTGAATACTGTTATTCAGGAGTGCACTAAAATGCTCTCAAGAATGATCAGAGAAGACATTGATCTCCAATTTACATTGACGGAGCACTCCTGGCCGGTCTTTGTTGACAAGGGACAGATAGAGCAAGTTCTGATCAATCTGGTGGTCAACGCCCGCGATGCAATCCATGGCAACGGTACAATTGTCGTGAGCACCGCCAACGTTTCAATCCCACCTGACCAGATGATAACGGACACCAACAAGAGTACTTTTTGCGGTGATTATGTGGTCCTTGCTGTTCGTGATACAGGGTCGGGCATAGAATCGGAGATCCTTGAAAAGATTTTTGAACCATTTTACACCACCAAGGAGGTGGGAAAGGGCACGGGTCTGGGTCTGGCGACGGTGTATGGTGCCATCCATGAATTTGATGGCCATATTGTTATCGACAGCACCCCCAACCAGGGAACAACATTTAACCTCTATCTGCCCCGCTCACAGGATGGGCCTCGACAAAAGGCGCCTGAGGCAATAAGTCCAGCTGTCGTTGGCGGCACAGAAACCATCCTGGTCGTTGAGGATGACCCGACCGTTCAGCGTCTGGCTGTAGCCGTTTTACAGGAACTAGGGTATCTGGTTTTATGCGCCGACAACGGTATTTCGGCACTGACAGAATTTGATTCTGCCGATGGCAACATCGATCTTCTCGTCTCTGATGTGATTATGCCCCTGCAAAACGGTGGAGACCTGGCGGCAACCCTTAGAGAAAGGAGTCCTGACCTGCCAGTACTTTTTTTCAGTGGCTACCCCAAAGACATTGCCCCACAGCATCTGTTGAGCTCTTCAAACACCAGTTTTATCCAAAAACCTTTCAGTACCCGCGACTTTGCCGCAAAGGTCCGAGACATCCTCGACTGGAAGCAATAA
- a CDS encoding PhnD/SsuA/transferrin family substrate-binding protein gives MTNRLPLLAFAIILGLLVFLVGSSGDLRHGFADRGEKFYYFNPDSPQSNMSRLKVEMDSFLKEANFAFSFTPFARFSDFDRLSKVVPPNFVLLPQWYFEENREKMQFIPLLIPTRNGTTSYRKLLLTSKNSDTTLSTLSKRTIAMTFLGTDGYSGLGKLLLAQHHINVNDVNIIVTPKDSDALFALVLGQVDMALVSEENLASIGKVNPIISESVRTLTETIPISLPVLCYRKGTITLEKVEEMKKLFLGSNKKAVAIMDILQFDGWQEYYN, from the coding sequence ATGACAAATCGCCTCCCACTCCTTGCTTTTGCAATTATTCTTGGTCTGCTTGTCTTCCTGGTCGGCAGCTCAGGTGACCTAAGACACGGCTTTGCAGACCGTGGGGAAAAATTCTATTACTTCAATCCTGACTCTCCCCAAAGTAATATGTCCCGCTTAAAGGTAGAGATGGATTCTTTCCTCAAAGAGGCAAATTTCGCCTTCTCGTTTACCCCTTTTGCCCGTTTTAGTGATTTTGATCGTCTCAGCAAGGTTGTGCCACCAAATTTTGTTCTGTTGCCCCAGTGGTATTTTGAGGAGAACCGGGAAAAGATGCAATTTATCCCTCTCCTCATCCCAACCCGTAATGGCACCACCTCCTACCGGAAATTATTACTCACATCTAAAAACTCGGACACCACGCTCTCAACCCTTTCAAAAAGGACCATCGCCATGACCTTTCTGGGAACCGATGGCTATTCAGGTCTGGGCAAGCTGCTTCTTGCCCAGCACCACATAAACGTCAATGATGTTAACATCATCGTGACCCCCAAGGATTCAGATGCACTTTTCGCGCTGGTCCTGGGCCAGGTCGACATGGCTCTGGTGAGTGAAGAGAATTTAGCAAGTATTGGCAAGGTCAATCCAATAATTTCGGAATCAGTTCGGACCTTGACAGAAACCATCCCAATATCCCTGCCGGTATTGTGTTATAGAAAAGGAACAATAACGCTAGAAAAAGTAGAAGAGATGAAAAAGCTCTTTTTAGGAAGTAATAAGAAAGCAGTCGCAATCATGGACATATTACAATTCGATGGCTGGCAAGAATATTATAATTAG
- a CDS encoding thiamine pyrophosphate-binding protein, translating into MNTADLMIKLLGDFGVKYIFGVPGGAIEDLNVALYENTAGIKPIIAKHEQGAAFMADGFARISGRLGVCTATAGPGAANLINGLASSSADYVPVLALTGQVAISVFGKGAIQESGAEGVNITNIFRNFTKYSGMLITESRAQYMLQKAVRLAMTGPTGPTHLNLPTDLMKKDVTDQGICTLLSTTRLFDEEAVRKAAQLLVKAKRPVIIAGWGVVMSRAAYELLELAQLLQVPVATSPKAKGVFPENHPLSLGVLGFAGNPVAKEYITGEDIDVLLGVGTSFSEMMTSGWDERIGPADHLIHIDIDPEKIGRNYCASVGLVGDARMNLKELSKAIVDERSARSTARSSENVAGNLAKIKARHSIVKEDISTRENLYHPKRLVMELQHYCPADTIYFADIGTTMAWAIRHMVICKPYSFFVSLGFGSMGYAVAAPVGAKLAVPDRTVVAMVGDGSFLMNGFEVATAVEHKVPVIWVVFNNAMLGMVYHGRRLFKKPIPEGLPSRFTRVDFVKVAEGLGARGIRIDMDNPLSQELIDDIIACGRPTVLDVWIDDLVVPPIHSRIATVDKHFG; encoded by the coding sequence GTGAATACTGCAGACTTAATGATCAAGTTGTTGGGTGATTTCGGGGTCAAATATATCTTTGGGGTTCCGGGTGGGGCCATTGAAGACCTTAATGTGGCCCTCTATGAAAATACGGCGGGTATTAAACCAATTATCGCCAAGCATGAGCAGGGTGCGGCCTTTATGGCCGACGGCTTTGCCAGGATTTCCGGCAGACTTGGTGTTTGTACCGCGACGGCCGGGCCGGGTGCCGCGAATTTGATCAACGGCCTGGCTTCATCCTCCGCCGACTACGTTCCGGTGTTGGCCCTTACCGGCCAGGTTGCCATCTCGGTCTTTGGAAAGGGGGCGATCCAGGAGTCCGGTGCGGAAGGTGTGAATATTACCAATATTTTTCGAAATTTTACCAAGTACAGCGGCATGCTGATTACCGAGAGCCGGGCTCAGTATATGCTGCAAAAGGCGGTACGTCTGGCCATGACCGGCCCGACCGGGCCGACCCACCTGAATCTGCCCACTGATTTAATGAAAAAAGATGTTACCGACCAGGGGATTTGTACCCTTCTGTCTACAACCAGGCTCTTTGATGAGGAAGCGGTCCGAAAGGCGGCCCAATTGTTGGTTAAGGCCAAACGACCGGTTATTATTGCCGGGTGGGGTGTTGTAATGTCAAGGGCCGCCTATGAACTCCTTGAATTGGCCCAACTCCTTCAGGTGCCGGTGGCTACCTCACCAAAGGCCAAAGGGGTATTCCCTGAAAACCACCCTCTTTCCCTTGGAGTGCTCGGTTTTGCCGGAAACCCGGTGGCAAAAGAGTATATTACCGGAGAAGATATTGATGTTCTCCTGGGGGTTGGTACCAGTTTTAGCGAGATGATGACCAGTGGATGGGATGAGCGGATCGGCCCAGCTGACCATCTTATCCACATTGATATCGATCCTGAGAAAATTGGTCGGAATTACTGTGCCTCGGTGGGTCTGGTCGGTGATGCCCGCATGAACCTTAAAGAGCTCAGCAAGGCCATTGTGGATGAACGATCGGCCAGGAGTACGGCACGGTCATCTGAGAATGTGGCAGGGAACCTTGCTAAAATCAAGGCGAGGCACTCCATCGTTAAGGAGGATATCAGTACCAGAGAAAATCTCTACCATCCCAAGCGCTTAGTTATGGAACTGCAGCACTATTGCCCCGCCGACACCATCTATTTTGCCGATATCGGCACTACCATGGCCTGGGCCATCCGCCACATGGTCATTTGTAAGCCCTACTCTTTTTTTGTCTCGTTGGGATTTGGTTCAATGGGGTATGCCGTTGCGGCGCCGGTTGGCGCTAAACTCGCGGTGCCAGACCGGACGGTGGTGGCTATGGTGGGTGACGGCTCGTTTCTGATGAATGGGTTTGAGGTGGCCACCGCAGTTGAGCATAAGGTGCCGGTTATTTGGGTGGTTTTTAATAATGCCATGTTGGGGATGGTGTATCATGGGCGTCGGCTCTTTAAAAAGCCGATACCGGAAGGATTGCCGTCCCGTTTTACACGGGTGGATTTCGTAAAGGTAGCGGAAGGGCTCGGAGCAAGAGGCATTCGGATTGATATGGACAATCCCCTGAGCCAGGAATTGATTGATGATATTATTGCTTGCGGTAGACCAACGGTCTTGGATGTGTGGATTGATGATCTGGTTGTGCCGCCTATTCACAGCAGAATTGCCACAGTTGATAAACATTTTGGGTAG